A region of Sugiyamaella lignohabitans strain CBS 10342 chromosome A, complete sequence DNA encodes the following proteins:
- the SKI2 gene encoding SKI complex RNA helicase subunit SKI2 (Ski complex component and putative RNA helicase; mediates 3'-5' RNA degradation by the cytoplasmic exosome; null mutants have superkiller phenotype of increased viral dsRNAs and are synthetic lethal with mutations in 5'-3' mRNA decay; mutations in the human ortholog, SKIV2L, causes Syndromic diarrhea/Trichohepatoenteric (SD/THE) syndrome; GO_component: GO:0055087 - Ski complex [Evidence IDA] [PMID 10744028]; GO_component: GO:0055087 - Ski complex [Evidence IDA,IPI] [PMID 18042677]; GO_component: GO:0005737 - cytoplasm [Evidence IEA,IEA]; GO_component: GO:0005737 - cytoplasm [Evidence IDA] [PMID 23222640]; GO_function: GO:0005524 - ATP binding [Evidence IEA,IEA]; GO_function: GO:0008026 - ATP-dependent helicase activity [Evidence IEA]; GO_function: GO:0003677 - DNA binding [Evidence IEA]; GO_function: GO:0003723 - RNA binding [Evidence IEA]; GO_function: GO:0003724 - RNA helicase activity [Evidence ISS] [PMID 8321235]; GO_function: GO:0004386 - helicase activity [Evidence IEA,IEA]; GO_function: GO:0016787 - hydrolase activity [Evidence IEA]; GO_function: GO:0016817 - hydrolase activity, acting on acid anhydrides [Evidence IEA]; GO_function: GO:0016818 - hydrolase activity, acting on acid anhydrides, in phosphorus-containing anhydrides [Evidence IEA]; GO_function: GO:0003729 - mRNA binding [Evidence IDA] [PMID 23222640]; GO_function: GO:0003676 - nucleic acid binding [Evidence IEA]; GO_function: GO:0000166 - nucleotide binding [Evidence IEA]; GO_process: GO:0006200 - ATP catabolic process [Evidence IEA]; GO_process: GO:0051607 - defense response to virus [Evidence IEA]; GO_process: GO:0070478 - nuclear-transcribed mRNA catabolic process, 3'-5' exonucleolytic nonsense-mediated decay [Evidence IGI] [PMID 12769863]; GO_process: GO:0070478 - nuclear-transcribed mRNA catabolic process, 3'-5' exonucleolytic nonsense-mediated decay [Evidence IGI,IMP] [PMID 12881429]; GO_process: GO:0034427 - nuclear-transcribed mRNA catabolic process, exonucleolytic, 3'-5' [Evidence IMP] [PMID 10611222]; GO_process: GO:0034427 - nuclear-transcribed mRNA catabolic process, exonucleolytic, 3'-5' [Evidence IMP] [PMID 9482746]; GO_process: GO:0070481 - nuclear-transcribed mRNA catabolic process, non-stop decay [Evidence IMP] [PMID 11910110]; GO_process: GO:0070481 - nuclear-transcribed mRNA catabolic process, non-stop decay [Evidence IMP] [PMID 17660569]; GO_process: GO:0006417 - regulation of translation [Evidence IEA]), with amino-acid sequence MLSSLDYLSAKEKSEVHMFIDKAVSRLKKEDRDLPQILMVRDLLSRGIGIHHGGLLPIMKEVIEILFSKSLVKVLFATETFAMGLNLPTRTVVFANTGKHDGRSFRQLLPGEYTQMAGRAGRRGLDPTGTVIIMCNDPEAPPMAGLRAMMLGTPTKLQSQFRLTYNMILNLLRIEALKVEDMIKRSFSENSSQVLLPEHEKNVKASEASLQNLKRDPCPICDIDIDQVHDEIVKYSDLSSEILNLVIQSPIGRRAIVSGRLIVFYDEFKKRRCLGILNRILARDRKFLVLLVAKMGNSRAESEALTKVPYLTMVSGFASRNLKQFTLLTRFHEVAIDISAVELIASMSVRVNFSDAVRSKREEIARITEQLETCLKFQSNWHPLTFSKLKDAQLTVLLTEREEALKIITASKSIKCKNFMKTYSQVHEEYMIKQKIASLKQLISDQNLELLPDYEQRIQVLKDLNYIDEDLNVLLKGRVACEISSGFELIVTELVLNNFLGEYEPEEIVALLSAFVFEGNTKIDVETVTPRLDQGRARILDIVTSTNKVFEAHQVLMTQDEAEFTERMRFGLMEVVYEWARGMSFNSITQLTDVQEGTIVRVITRMDEICREVMAAARIIGDSTLYDKMLLAQEKIKRDIVFCASLYI; translated from the coding sequence TGCTCTCGTCACTTGACTATCTGAGTGCTAAAGAAAAGTCTGAAGTTCATATGTTTATTGACAAAGCTGTGTCTAGATTGAAAAAGGAAGATAGAGACTTGCCACAGATTCTGATGGTACGAGATTTATTATCGAGAGGTATTGGTATTCATCACGGTGGTCTGTTGCCTATAATGAAAGAGGTTATTGAAAtcttgttttcaaaatcacTTGTTAAAGTTCTGTTTGCAACTGAGACCTTTGCAATGGGTTTGAACCTGCCCACCCGTACAGTTGTGTTTGCTAATACTGGCAAGCACGATGGACGAAGTTTCCGTCAACTGTTACCTGGAGAGTATACACAGATGGCAGGTAGAGCTGGTAGAAGAGGTTTGGATCCTACTGGTACAGTAATAATCATGTGCAACgatccagaagcaccaCCAATGGCCGGTCTTAGAGCCATGATGCTTGGAACACCAACTAAACTGCAAAGTCAGTTCCGTCTTACTTACAACATGATCTTAAATCTTCTTCGAATTGAAGCACTAAAGGTGGAGGATATGATTAAAAGGTCGTTTAGTGAAAATTCTAGTCAGGTACTGCTTCCAGAACATGAAAAGAATGTCAAAGCCAGCGAAGCTTCGCTGCAAAACCTCAAGAGAGACCCTTGTCCTATTTGTGACATCGATATTGATCAGGTCCATGATGAAATCGTCAAATACTCAGACCTGTCTTCGGAAATCCTCAATTTAGTAATTCAGTCCCCTATaggaagaagagcaatAGTTTCAGGAAGATTGATTGTCTTCTACGATGAATtcaaaaagagaagatgCCTAGGTATACTGAATAGGATTCTTGCTCGTGACCGTAAATTTCTGGTCTTGCTGGTAGCAAAGATGGGAAATTCAAGGGCTGAGTCTGAAGCATTGACTAAGGTTCCATACTTGACCATGGTATCTGGATTTGCAAGCAGAAATTTGAAACAGTTCACATTATTGACACGATTCCATGAGGTTGCAATTGATATATCAGCAGTTGAGCTAATTGCTTCCATGTCAGTTCGAGTCAATTTCAGTGATGCTGTGCGTTCAAAACGAGAAGAGATCGCTCGAATCACTGAACAGCTTGAAACTtgtttgaaatttcaatcCAACTGGCATCCATTGACCTTTTCAAAACTTAAGGATGCTCAACTCACTGTTCTATTAACCGAACGAGAAGAAGCACTCAAAATAATTACTGCCAGTAAATCTATTAAGTGCAAAAACTTTATGAAGACGTACTCCCAAGTACATGAAGAGTACATGATCAAGCAAAAAATAGCATCGTTGAAGCAACTTATTTCAGACCAGAATCTAGAGCTTTTACCAGACTACGAACAGCGCATCCAAGTTCTCAAGGACTTGAATTACATCGATGAGGATCTAAATGTATTGCTCAAGGGTCGAGTAGCATGTGAAATCAGCTCAGGATTCGAACTCATTGTTACCGAATTGGTGTTAAACAACTTTCTTGGAGAGTATGAGCCCGAGGAGATCGTTGCTTTATTATCCGCATTTGTATTTGAGGGTAATACAAAGATTGACGTTGAAACAGTGACACCAAGACTGGACCAGGGCCGAGCACGTATTCTTGATATTGTCACAAGTACCAATAAGGTATTCGAGGCTCACCAGGTTCTCATGACGCAAGATGAAGCTGAGTTCACCGAGAGGATGCGTTTTGGTCTAATGGAAGTAGTATATGAATGGGCTCGAGGAATGTCGTTCAATTCGATCACACAACTTACTGATGTACAAGAAGGTACAATTGTGCGAGTTATCACGAGAATGGACGAAATCTGTCGTGAAGTCATGGCAGCAGCCCGTATTATTGGTGACTCAACACTGTATGATAAGATGCTGTTGGctcaagaaaaaatcaagcGAGATATTGTTTTCTGCGCCAGTTTATATATTTAG